In the genome of Verrucomicrobiia bacterium, one region contains:
- a CDS encoding alpha/beta fold hydrolase, protein MIKRLRSLQKIAAGIFVFAAAGCASQSYLKTSDGVSLAYEYQPVPSPKGTALLVHGLGTNLSEWYNFKKFLNDNGWSTMALDLRGHGMSTSWNGEELDWRNFTGEGRLSTLRDLAAAVDFLHRPDNLWLVGSSFGASLSVLHAAEDPAVRGLVLFTPGIRMGPVPTDQAVTKLTQARILIAAAEDDAGAVENAKQLYEKTPGSKKLLTYPKGGHGSEMLDNVKGLKEEVLKWMNQEEMPKA, encoded by the coding sequence ATGATCAAGCGCCTTCGAAGCCTTCAAAAAATCGCCGCCGGGATTTTTGTTTTTGCCGCGGCCGGCTGCGCGTCGCAAAGTTATCTCAAGACATCCGACGGCGTTTCGCTGGCCTACGAGTATCAGCCCGTGCCTTCACCCAAGGGCACCGCGCTTCTCGTGCACGGGCTTGGTACGAACCTTTCGGAATGGTACAATTTTAAGAAGTTTTTGAATGACAACGGGTGGTCCACGATGGCCCTTGACCTGCGCGGCCACGGCATGAGCACTTCCTGGAACGGCGAGGAGCTGGATTGGCGCAATTTCACGGGCGAAGGCCGGCTCAGCACGCTCCGCGATCTGGCCGCGGCCGTGGATTTTCTCCACCGGCCGGACAATCTCTGGCTCGTGGGCTCCAGCTTCGGCGCCTCGCTCAGCGTGCTGCACGCGGCGGAGGATCCCGCGGTCAGGGGGCTGGTGCTGTTTACGCCGGGGATCCGCATGGGGCCGGTTCCCACGGATCAGGCGGTCACGAAACTCACGCAGGCGCGCATCCTGATCGCGGCCGCGGAGGACGATGCCGGCGCGGTCGAAAACGCGAAGCAGCTTTATGAAAAAACGCCAGGCTCGAAAAAATTGCTGACCTACCCCAAAGGCGGCCACGGCTCGGAAATGCTGGACAACGTCAAAGGACTCAAAGAGGAAGTGCTGAAATGGATGAATCAAGAGGAAATGCCGAAAGCCTGA
- a CDS encoding endonuclease/exonuclease/phosphatase family protein, whose product MKVLTWNTWQERGPWQDRWEFALGELAALDADVIALQEVFNRAWADAVQRRLNFAELIYGDDAAGLVFLSRYPVSRSELRTYDTRSPSESYRRYALHAEIQLPDGPAAFFNTHLSWLPHDDAVREAQARELMRWAGEKAGKLPAVAAGDFNSPPVSGAIEEIRRHGFVDVFGSLCAGEPGLTWCNRNPYTLEECNRVSGALLPERRIDYVFFKPGKARGAHPAGIKIVLDRPDARGVWPSDHFGVLATLDLHGA is encoded by the coding sequence ATGAAGGTCCTCACGTGGAATACCTGGCAGGAGCGGGGGCCGTGGCAGGACCGGTGGGAATTCGCCCTCGGAGAACTCGCCGCTTTGGACGCGGACGTGATCGCGCTGCAGGAAGTCTTCAACCGCGCCTGGGCGGATGCAGTGCAGCGGCGCCTGAATTTTGCAGAATTGATTTATGGCGACGATGCGGCGGGCCTGGTTTTCCTTTCCCGCTATCCGGTTTCGCGCAGCGAATTGCGGACCTATGACACGCGCTCACCGTCCGAATCTTACCGGCGCTACGCGCTGCATGCCGAGATCCAATTGCCAGACGGGCCCGCGGCGTTTTTCAACACGCATCTTTCGTGGCTGCCGCACGATGACGCGGTGCGCGAGGCGCAGGCGCGTGAGCTGATGCGCTGGGCCGGGGAAAAGGCCGGGAAATTACCCGCGGTCGCGGCCGGAGATTTCAACTCTCCGCCGGTATCCGGCGCGATCGAGGAAATCCGGCGCCACGGCTTCGTCGATGTTTTTGGTTCTCTTTGCGCGGGCGAGCCGGGATTGACCTGGTGCAACCGTAATCCGTACACCCTGGAAGAATGCAACCGCGTATCCGGCGCGCTGCTGCCGGAACGCCGCATCGACTACGTTTTTTTCAAACCAGGAAAGGCGCGCGGCGCGCATCCTGCCGGCATCAAAATCGTTTTGGACCGGCCCGATGCGCGGGGTGTGTGGCCTTCAGACCATTTCGGTGTCCTTGCAACCCTGGACCTGCACGGAGCATGA